CCCAATAATAAACTCATCACCATTGGCAATTATTCTTGTGGCTTCACTACTACTATAATCAGATGCAGGATCAACGGTCTCTCCGTCTTTTAATTCTCTAACCAATTTCTGTGAATCAGAATAAACTTGACCAGTATAAATATTAGCAACTCTTAACCCAGTTGGACTAACAATATATGCTTTACTATCTTTTATCACAATATCTTCAAATAAAGTAATGCCAAAATCTTTCCTGTCTACAACTAATTCTTTCTCTTCATCAATCACGTAAAGTCCATTTTGAACTAACAATAAAACTTGATTGCCATTAATCTGCTTAACTCGTTGAATACCAGCCGGAAAATAATCATCACCTAAGCTAATTCTCTTGCTTTCTGTAAAAGAGGTCTTATCTAAAACCAATAGATACTTATTTGTACCAATATATAATTTTTCTCCTAAAATTTGCAATGAACGAATAAAGCTATCATGATCGGTTTCTAGTCTCACTGTCTTTATCAAAGACAGGTCTTTCTTATTATAAATAAACAATCTATTTAGTCCTTTTAACTCCAAAGTAAAAACTACAACATCATCATAAGCAACAATGGACGTGTTCCCTAAACGATTCGTATCAACTCCTGTCACGGGATTTTTAGCTTTAGCTCGAATATCAAAAGATCTTCTATCTACTTTTAAAAGACCTTTAGTCGAATTCGCTATATAAATATGATCTTTGTCTAAAAAATAATTCACATCTCTACCTGTAATTTTAAACTTATCCAGTGCTTTCTTTGTATCAATATCATACTTTGCAACTCCACCATCTTGGGAAAAAACATAAAAATCTTTTCCTACTATTTCCATTCCGATAACATCTGTCCTAGCTCTACTAAACCCAACCTTACCGCTGAGGATGTCATTATTATTTTTAAAAGAAGAAAACATCATCCAAAAAATAGGAAAAGAATTAAGTATTAAAAACACAAACATTAAGCCAAGAAAAAAGTTTCTTAAGATCTTTTCTTTTTGATAATAGTTAATAATAGCCACTAAAAAATCTCCTCTGTTTTCTTATAATATTTGTACCAAAAATTAACAACTATAATCATCACAAAAAGTAATAATACAGAAGTAGCAGCACCAGCACCAAAGTCCCATCTCATAAATGAATTTCTAAAAATATTAGTCATCATTAAGTCGCCCCATTTGCCTGGGAACCCTGCTCCATTACCAAACATCATAATTACAATATTAAAAGAATAAGTATTATAAATTATTCCAAATAGCACTAATATCATCCAAACAGGACTCAACATTGGCCAAGTGATTTTCCAAAAAGTTTTCCATTTGCCTGCTCCATCTATCTTCGCAGCATCATATAAAGACTGAGGGACATTTTGTATCCCCGCAAGTAGCATCAACATGGAAAATGGCCAGAATCTCCAAATTGTTGGAATGATAATTGCCCATATAGAGTTTACACCAACTAGCCAAAAAGGTTTTTGTGCTAATAAATGTAACCAATCTACTAAAATAATATTAATAATTCCAATGCTCTGTTGGAACATAAATCCCCACAATATACCAGTAACATAAGTTGGAACGATCCAAGAAAACATAAACAACGTTCTTACCAACCCTCGCCCCTTAAACTCATTACTGAGCATTAACGCCACAATCATACCAACAGCTGTTTGACCAATCGTAACTAAAAATGAATAGATTATTGTGTTTCTAACAGCATCATAGATTCCTATCCTCATTGGACTTGAAGGGTTAAACATTACATCATAAAAATTACCAAAACCAATGAAAGGAGCACCTAAATATTGGTTTAAAGTAAAATTATTTAATTTCAAAAAAGACATATATAATCCCTGAGCTATTGGAAATAGATGCATTAAAATCATGGCTATTACTGTTGGTAATATAAAATAATAAGCTATTTTATATTTATGATAATAGTATTTTACTTTTGCTTTACGTTCCTGATAATACTGTTTTACTTTTTCAGTAAAACTCATGCATTTAATTTCTGTCATCTTCTAAAAGCCTATCTGTTCATCAATAGAACTTTATCAACTTCTATTGTAGCCTTTTTTAAAACATCTTCATAAAT
This DNA window, taken from Candidatus Margulisiibacteriota bacterium, encodes the following:
- a CDS encoding carbohydrate ABC transporter permease; this translates as MAIINYYQKEKILRNFFLGLMFVFLILNSFPIFWMMFSSFKNNNDILSGKVGFSRARTDVIGMEIVGKDFYVFSQDGGVAKYDIDTKKALDKFKITGRDVNYFLDKDHIYIANSTKGLLKVDRRSFDIRAKAKNPVTGVDTNRLGNTSIVAYDDVVVFTLELKGLNRLFIYNKKDLSLIKTVRLETDHDSFIRSLQILGEKLYIGTNKYLLVLDKTSFTESKRISLGDDYFPAGIQRVKQINGNQVLLLVQNGLYVIDEEKELVVDRKDFGITLFEDIVIKDSKAYIVSPTGLRVANIYTGQVYSDSQKLVRELKDGETVDPASDYSSSEATRIIANGDEFIIGSSYGRVSFINDLSAKPYDSLQLPLGHRLVMVENYADLWKNIDFGLYLKNSIIISGFTMLFAMILATLASYALVRFNFPGNKGFGVSILATQMIPQIMYLIPIFIMFKWISDVSGISIQGTHAGLTFIYTAFFVPFSIWILRSFFASIPIELEESARVDGCNAFQVFYKITLPLAIPGIVATGIYVFLQAWDELMFAWILTDSNTLTIPIGIRLFVGNYQNRYDLMMAAATVATLPVLILFFLLQKHIVKGLTAGAVKG
- a CDS encoding sugar ABC transporter permease, with amino-acid sequence MTEIKCMSFTEKVKQYYQERKAKVKYYYHKYKIAYYFILPTVIAMILMHLFPIAQGLYMSFLKLNNFTLNQYLGAPFIGFGNFYDVMFNPSSPMRIGIYDAVRNTIIYSFLVTIGQTAVGMIVALMLSNEFKGRGLVRTLFMFSWIVPTYVTGILWGFMFQQSIGIINIILVDWLHLLAQKPFWLVGVNSIWAIIIPTIWRFWPFSMLMLLAGIQNVPQSLYDAAKIDGAGKWKTFWKITWPMLSPVWMILVLFGIIYNTYSFNIVIMMFGNGAGFPGKWGDLMMTNIFRNSFMRWDFGAGAATSVLLLFVMIIVVNFWYKYYKKTEEIF